Proteins encoded together in one Colius striatus isolate bColStr4 chromosome 3, bColStr4.1.hap1, whole genome shotgun sequence window:
- the METTL14 gene encoding N6-adenosine-methyltransferase non-catalytic subunit isoform X2, whose protein sequence is MNSRLQEIRERQKLRRQLLAQQLGAENADSIGAVLNSKDDQREIAETRETCRAAYDTSAPNAKRKYPDEGEADEEEIEEYKDEVELQQDEENLPYEEEIYKDSSTFLKGTQSLNPHNDYCQHFVDTGHRPQNFIRDVGLADRFEEYPKLRELIRLKDELISKSNTPPMYLQADLEAFDIRELKSKFDVILLEPPLEEYYRETGITANEKCWTWDDCLRKWGYRRCEDICWIKTNKNNPGKTKTLDPKAVFQRTKEHCLMGIKGTVRRSTDGDFIHANVDIDLIITEEPEIGNIEKPVEIFHIIEHFCLGRRRLHLFGRDSTIRPGWLTVGPTLTNSNFNAETYSSYFTAPNSHLTGCTEEIERLRPKSPPPKSKSDRGGGAPRGGGRGGTSAGRGERGRERNRTNFRGERGGFRGGRGGTHRGGFPTR, encoded by the exons ATGAACAGTCGCCTACAGGAGATTCGAGAGCGGCAGAAGCTGCGGCGGCAGCTCTTGGCGCAGCAG TTAGGAGCTGAAAATGCAGACAGTATTGGTGCTGTGCTGAACAGCAAGGATGACCAGCGGGAGATCGCCGAGACGAGAGAAACGTGTAG GGCTGCTTATGATACTTCTGCACCAAATGCAAAACGCAAATACCCAGATGAGGGAGAAGCTGAtgaggaagagattgaagagtATAAG GATGAAGTAGAGCTACAGCAAGATGAAGAGAACCTTCCCTATGAAGAAGAGATTTACAAGGATTCCAGTACCTTTCTTAAG GGTACTCAGAGCTTAAATCCCCACAATGATTACTGCCAGCATTTTGTGGATACAGGACACAGACCTCAGAACTTCATCAGAGATGTTG gCTTAGCAGATAGGTTTGAAGAATACCCAAAACTTAGAGAGCTCATCAGATTGAAGGATGAGCTGATATCTAAATCTAACACTCCTCCCAT GTATCTACAAGCAGACTTGGAAGCATTTGATATTAGGGAACTGAAGTCCAAATTTGATGTGATTCTCCTGGAACCACCACTGGAGGAATACTACCGAGAGACTGGCATTACTGCCAATGAAAAATGCTGGACCTGGGATGAT TGTCTACGCAAATGGGGTTACAGAAGATGTGAGGACATTTGCTGgattaaaacaaataagaaCAATCCTGGAAAGACCAAGACTCTGGACCCTAAGGCTGTTTTCCAAAGAACCAAG GAGCACTGCCTCATGGGCATTAAAGGGACCGTGCGTCGAAGTACAGATGGTGACTTCATCCATGCTAACGTTGACATTGACCTAATCATCACAGAAGAGCCTGAAATTGGCAACATAGAAAAACCTGTAGAGATTTTTCACATCATTGAGCATTTCTGCCTTGGACGACGACGTCTCCATCTTTTTGGAAGAGACAGTACAATCCGACCAG GTTGGCTGACTGTAGGACCCACCCTCACAAACAGCAATTTCAATGCAGAAACATATTCTTCGTACTTCACAGCtcccaactcccacctcactggCTGCACCGAAGAGATTGAGAGACTTCGGCCCAAGTCACCACCACCCAAGTCCAAATCCGACCGGGGCGGTGGTGCTccaaggggaggaggaagaggagggactTCAGCAGGCCGAGGAGAAAGGGGCAGAGAGAGGAACAGAACTAACTTTCGGGGTGAGAGGGGTGGCTTCAGAGGGGGACGTGGAGGTACCCATAGAGGAGGCTTCCCTACCCGTTGA
- the METTL14 gene encoding N6-adenosine-methyltransferase non-catalytic subunit isoform X1: protein MNSRLQEIRERQKLRRQLLAQQLGAENADSIGAVLNSKDDQREIAETRETCRAAYDTSAPNAKRKYPDEGEADEEEIEEYKDEVELQQDEENLPYEEEIYKDSSTFLKGTQSLNPHNDYCQHFVDTGHRPQNFIRDVGLADRFEEYPKLRELIRLKDELISKSNTPPMYLQADLEAFDIRELKSKFDVILLEPPLEEYYRETGITANEKCWTWDDIMKLEIEEIAAPRSFVFLWCGSGEGLDLGRVCLRKWGYRRCEDICWIKTNKNNPGKTKTLDPKAVFQRTKEHCLMGIKGTVRRSTDGDFIHANVDIDLIITEEPEIGNIEKPVEIFHIIEHFCLGRRRLHLFGRDSTIRPGWLTVGPTLTNSNFNAETYSSYFTAPNSHLTGCTEEIERLRPKSPPPKSKSDRGGGAPRGGGRGGTSAGRGERGRERNRTNFRGERGGFRGGRGGTHRGGFPTR, encoded by the exons ATGAACAGTCGCCTACAGGAGATTCGAGAGCGGCAGAAGCTGCGGCGGCAGCTCTTGGCGCAGCAG TTAGGAGCTGAAAATGCAGACAGTATTGGTGCTGTGCTGAACAGCAAGGATGACCAGCGGGAGATCGCCGAGACGAGAGAAACGTGTAG GGCTGCTTATGATACTTCTGCACCAAATGCAAAACGCAAATACCCAGATGAGGGAGAAGCTGAtgaggaagagattgaagagtATAAG GATGAAGTAGAGCTACAGCAAGATGAAGAGAACCTTCCCTATGAAGAAGAGATTTACAAGGATTCCAGTACCTTTCTTAAG GGTACTCAGAGCTTAAATCCCCACAATGATTACTGCCAGCATTTTGTGGATACAGGACACAGACCTCAGAACTTCATCAGAGATGTTG gCTTAGCAGATAGGTTTGAAGAATACCCAAAACTTAGAGAGCTCATCAGATTGAAGGATGAGCTGATATCTAAATCTAACACTCCTCCCAT GTATCTACAAGCAGACTTGGAAGCATTTGATATTAGGGAACTGAAGTCCAAATTTGATGTGATTCTCCTGGAACCACCACTGGAGGAATACTACCGAGAGACTGGCATTACTGCCAATGAAAAATGCTGGACCTGGGATGAT ATCATGAAATTGGAAATTGAAGAAATTGCAGCCCCAAGGTCATTTGTGTTTCTATGGTGCGGTTCAGGCGAGGGTCTGGATCTTGGCCGAGTG TGTCTACGCAAATGGGGTTACAGAAGATGTGAGGACATTTGCTGgattaaaacaaataagaaCAATCCTGGAAAGACCAAGACTCTGGACCCTAAGGCTGTTTTCCAAAGAACCAAG GAGCACTGCCTCATGGGCATTAAAGGGACCGTGCGTCGAAGTACAGATGGTGACTTCATCCATGCTAACGTTGACATTGACCTAATCATCACAGAAGAGCCTGAAATTGGCAACATAGAAAAACCTGTAGAGATTTTTCACATCATTGAGCATTTCTGCCTTGGACGACGACGTCTCCATCTTTTTGGAAGAGACAGTACAATCCGACCAG GTTGGCTGACTGTAGGACCCACCCTCACAAACAGCAATTTCAATGCAGAAACATATTCTTCGTACTTCACAGCtcccaactcccacctcactggCTGCACCGAAGAGATTGAGAGACTTCGGCCCAAGTCACCACCACCCAAGTCCAAATCCGACCGGGGCGGTGGTGCTccaaggggaggaggaagaggagggactTCAGCAGGCCGAGGAGAAAGGGGCAGAGAGAGGAACAGAACTAACTTTCGGGGTGAGAGGGGTGGCTTCAGAGGGGGACGTGGAGGTACCCATAGAGGAGGCTTCCCTACCCGTTGA
- the METTL14 gene encoding N6-adenosine-methyltransferase non-catalytic subunit isoform X3, giving the protein MIKDEVELQQDEENLPYEEEIYKDSSTFLKGTQSLNPHNDYCQHFVDTGHRPQNFIRDVGLADRFEEYPKLRELIRLKDELISKSNTPPMYLQADLEAFDIRELKSKFDVILLEPPLEEYYRETGITANEKCWTWDDIMKLEIEEIAAPRSFVFLWCGSGEGLDLGRVCLRKWGYRRCEDICWIKTNKNNPGKTKTLDPKAVFQRTKEHCLMGIKGTVRRSTDGDFIHANVDIDLIITEEPEIGNIEKPVEIFHIIEHFCLGRRRLHLFGRDSTIRPGWLTVGPTLTNSNFNAETYSSYFTAPNSHLTGCTEEIERLRPKSPPPKSKSDRGGGAPRGGGRGGTSAGRGERGRERNRTNFRGERGGFRGGRGGTHRGGFPTR; this is encoded by the exons ATGATTAAG GATGAAGTAGAGCTACAGCAAGATGAAGAGAACCTTCCCTATGAAGAAGAGATTTACAAGGATTCCAGTACCTTTCTTAAG GGTACTCAGAGCTTAAATCCCCACAATGATTACTGCCAGCATTTTGTGGATACAGGACACAGACCTCAGAACTTCATCAGAGATGTTG gCTTAGCAGATAGGTTTGAAGAATACCCAAAACTTAGAGAGCTCATCAGATTGAAGGATGAGCTGATATCTAAATCTAACACTCCTCCCAT GTATCTACAAGCAGACTTGGAAGCATTTGATATTAGGGAACTGAAGTCCAAATTTGATGTGATTCTCCTGGAACCACCACTGGAGGAATACTACCGAGAGACTGGCATTACTGCCAATGAAAAATGCTGGACCTGGGATGAT ATCATGAAATTGGAAATTGAAGAAATTGCAGCCCCAAGGTCATTTGTGTTTCTATGGTGCGGTTCAGGCGAGGGTCTGGATCTTGGCCGAGTG TGTCTACGCAAATGGGGTTACAGAAGATGTGAGGACATTTGCTGgattaaaacaaataagaaCAATCCTGGAAAGACCAAGACTCTGGACCCTAAGGCTGTTTTCCAAAGAACCAAG GAGCACTGCCTCATGGGCATTAAAGGGACCGTGCGTCGAAGTACAGATGGTGACTTCATCCATGCTAACGTTGACATTGACCTAATCATCACAGAAGAGCCTGAAATTGGCAACATAGAAAAACCTGTAGAGATTTTTCACATCATTGAGCATTTCTGCCTTGGACGACGACGTCTCCATCTTTTTGGAAGAGACAGTACAATCCGACCAG GTTGGCTGACTGTAGGACCCACCCTCACAAACAGCAATTTCAATGCAGAAACATATTCTTCGTACTTCACAGCtcccaactcccacctcactggCTGCACCGAAGAGATTGAGAGACTTCGGCCCAAGTCACCACCACCCAAGTCCAAATCCGACCGGGGCGGTGGTGCTccaaggggaggaggaagaggagggactTCAGCAGGCCGAGGAGAAAGGGGCAGAGAGAGGAACAGAACTAACTTTCGGGGTGAGAGGGGTGGCTTCAGAGGGGGACGTGGAGGTACCCATAGAGGAGGCTTCCCTACCCGTTGA